The following proteins are encoded in a genomic region of Methylibium petroleiphilum PM1:
- the epsF gene encoding chain length determinant protein EpsF, producing the protein MTFGQFLSILAARWRLVLSIVALVVTAAIGVSLALPKQYTATAAIVFDVNPDPVSTVGYGEMVWPAYLATQVEIMQSVRVARRVVEALQMKDDELSRRRWQEATGGQGDFEEWMINVLSRGLVVKLTRESNVVTLSYRAPDPQVAARVSNAFVKAYLDTVVDLKVDPARQYSTFFESRAKELRGQLEQAQAKLSAFQRQKGLIGADERLDTESARLAELSAQVVAMQALSAESGSRQTQALARSAEQLPDVQANPVVASLKADLSRQEVRLQELNARLGDAHPQVMEAKANIAALRGRISAESRQVASGVGVTNTINRQREAEIRAAYEAQRQRVLRMKEQRDEASIYQREVEAAQRALDSVMTRFNQTALESQATRSNASVLTPASTPLLPSSPKIFLNAFIGLFLGTLGAVAIAIVLEMINRRVRNVDDITEALGLPVIGTLPKPDRIGVFGKPSSQPILARRVLGQLPMSRP; encoded by the coding sequence ATGACCTTCGGCCAGTTCCTTTCCATCCTCGCTGCGCGTTGGCGGCTCGTGCTGTCGATCGTCGCGCTCGTGGTGACCGCCGCGATCGGCGTCAGCCTCGCGTTGCCGAAGCAGTACACGGCGACCGCGGCGATCGTCTTCGACGTCAATCCGGACCCTGTGTCGACGGTCGGCTATGGCGAGATGGTGTGGCCCGCGTATCTCGCGACGCAGGTCGAGATCATGCAGAGCGTTCGGGTTGCCAGACGCGTGGTCGAGGCGCTGCAGATGAAGGACGACGAACTCAGCCGTCGGCGCTGGCAGGAGGCAACGGGTGGGCAGGGCGATTTCGAGGAATGGATGATCAATGTCCTGAGTCGAGGACTGGTGGTCAAGCTGACGCGTGAGTCCAACGTCGTGACGCTGTCCTATCGCGCCCCCGACCCCCAGGTTGCAGCGCGGGTGTCCAACGCGTTCGTGAAGGCCTATCTCGATACCGTGGTCGACCTGAAGGTGGATCCAGCACGCCAGTATTCAACGTTCTTCGAGAGCCGTGCCAAAGAGCTGCGGGGGCAGTTGGAGCAGGCACAGGCCAAGCTTTCCGCCTTCCAGCGGCAGAAGGGGTTGATCGGGGCCGATGAACGGCTCGACACTGAGTCCGCTCGGTTGGCGGAGCTCTCTGCACAGGTGGTGGCCATGCAGGCGCTGTCGGCCGAGTCGGGCAGCCGTCAGACACAGGCTCTGGCGCGCTCGGCGGAGCAACTGCCTGATGTCCAGGCCAATCCGGTGGTCGCCAGCCTCAAGGCCGATCTCTCTCGCCAAGAGGTCCGACTACAGGAATTGAACGCGCGCCTTGGCGATGCCCACCCGCAAGTGATGGAAGCCAAGGCAAATATCGCGGCGTTGCGCGGTCGCATCAGCGCCGAATCGCGGCAGGTCGCTTCTGGCGTCGGCGTGACGAACACGATCAATCGGCAACGTGAGGCGGAGATTCGTGCGGCCTATGAAGCCCAGCGCCAGCGTGTGCTGCGCATGAAGGAGCAGCGTGACGAGGCGTCGATCTACCAGCGCGAAGTCGAAGCGGCGCAACGCGCGCTTGACAGCGTCATGACGCGCTTTAACCAGACCGCGCTCGAAAGCCAGGCGACCCGTTCCAATGCATCTGTTCTGACACCGGCCAGCACGCCCTTGCTGCCCTCTTCGCCCAAGATCTTTCTCAATGCGTTCATTGGGCTTTTCCTCGGAACGCTGGGTGCTGTCGCCATCGCGATCGTTCTGGAGATGATCAATCGCAGGGTGCGAAACGTCGACGACATCACCGAGGCACTCGGTCTTCCAGTGATCGGTACCTTGCCAAAGCCGGACCGCATTGGTGTGTTTGGCAAGCCTTCGTCTCAGCCCATTTTGGCGCGCCGTGTGCTGGGGCAGTTGCCGATGTCCCGGCCGTGA
- the epsE gene encoding polysaccharide export protein EpsE gives MKTFRLGLFWLLAALAPLCSFGLAHAQGATQPVRNEYVLGSGDVIRVTVYQNPDLTLETRVSEAGVISYPLLGSVKVGGQSVTEVEKRIADGLKTGNFVKQPQVTVLVVQVRGNQVSVLGQVNRPGRYPLEVADSKLSDVLAVAGGVAPTGADVVTVVGVRGGQPFRAEIDLARSIGSANRSTGDIQIVNGDVVWVDRAPTVYIYGEVQRAGAIRLERGMTVMQALATGGGLTVRGTEKGMRVHRRGTDGKVQVLQPSMDDQLRDGDVVYVRESLF, from the coding sequence ATGAAGACGTTTCGTCTCGGTTTGTTCTGGTTGCTCGCAGCGCTGGCGCCGTTGTGCTCGTTCGGGCTCGCCCACGCTCAGGGTGCGACGCAGCCGGTTCGCAACGAGTACGTCCTGGGCTCGGGCGACGTCATTCGCGTGACGGTTTATCAGAACCCCGACCTGACCTTGGAGACGCGGGTCTCAGAAGCCGGCGTAATCTCCTATCCGCTGCTGGGGTCCGTCAAGGTCGGCGGGCAAAGCGTGACAGAAGTCGAGAAACGCATTGCCGACGGGCTAAAGACGGGGAATTTTGTTAAGCAACCGCAGGTCACAGTGCTGGTGGTCCAAGTTCGCGGCAATCAGGTGTCGGTTCTTGGACAGGTCAATCGTCCAGGCCGGTACCCTCTGGAAGTCGCTGACTCGAAGCTGAGTGATGTGCTGGCGGTCGCCGGCGGAGTGGCGCCGACAGGCGCAGATGTTGTGACCGTGGTTGGTGTCCGTGGCGGCCAGCCGTTCCGGGCCGAGATCGATCTGGCTCGTTCTATCGGTTCGGCTAATCGGTCTACCGGTGACATCCAGATCGTGAATGGTGATGTTGTCTGGGTCGACCGCGCGCCGACGGTGTACATCTATGGCGAGGTGCAGCGTGCGGGTGCTATTCGCTTGGAGAGGGGAATGACCGTGATGCAGGCCCTGGCAACCGGCGGGGGATTGACGGTGCGCGGTACGGAGAAGGGGATGCGCGTTCATCGGCGTGGGACCGATGGCAAGGTCCAGGTTCTGCAGCCCTCGATGGACGATCAGTTGCGAGATGGCGACGTCGTTTACGTCCGAGAGAGTCTGTTCTGA